The window CGAGGTAGCGCCGCGCGATGGGTTCGTAGACCGGGTCCGAGCGCAGCGCGAGGTCCGTCGTCAGAATCGTCGGGGCGTGCGTCGCCGACGGGTCGTGGGCGTCCGGCACGGTGCCGGCCCCGCCGCCGTCCTTCGGGATCCACTGCCACAGACCGCCGGGACTCAGCTCCAGCTGCCACTCGTAGCCGAAGAGGGTTTCCAGAAACCCGTTGTCCCAGGTCGTCGGGGTGGGCGTCCACGTACCCTCCAGGCCGCTGGAGATGGCGTCCGCGCCCTTGCCGGTGCCGTAACCGCTCTTCCAGCCCAGGCCCTGCTGTTCGAGCGGGGCGCCCTCGGGCTCGGGGCCGAGATGGGTGTCCGGGTCGGCCGCGCCGTGGGTCTTGCCGAACGTGTGGCCGCCCGCGATCAGCGCGACGGTCTCCTCGTCGTTCATCCCCATGCGGCGGAACGTGTCGCGGATGTCCCGGGCGGCGGTGAGCGGGTCCGGGACGGTGTTCGGCCCTTCCGGATTGACGTAGATGAGGCCCATCTGGTCGGCGGCCAGCGGGCTGTCCAACTCGTGGACGCCGTTGTGGCGTTCGTCGCCGAGCCAGGCGCGCTCGGGACCCCAGTGGACGTCCTCGTCGGACTCCCACACGTCCGCCCGGCCGCCGGCGAAGCCGAAGGTCGTGAAGCCCATCGTCTCCAGGGCCCGGTTGCCCGCGAAGACCATCAGGTCCGCCCAGGAGATCCTGCGGCCGTACTTCTTCTTCACCGGCCAGAGCAGTCGGCGCGCCTTGTCGAGGTTGCGGTTGTCCGGCCAGCTGTTCAGCGGCGCGAAACGCTGCATGCCGGCACCCGCGCCACCGTGGCCGTCGGCGACGCGGTACGTCCCGGCGCAATGCCACACCATCCGGAGCACGAGCGGCCCGTAGTGGCCGAAGTCGGCCGGCCACCAATCCTGCGACGTCGTCAGCACCTCGTCGACGTCCCGTGCCAGGGCGTCGAGGTCGAGGGTCCGGAACTCCGCGGCGTAGTCGAAGTCCGCGCCCATGGGGTCGGCCTCGGCGGGGTGTTTCCGGAGGGCCCCGAGGTCCAGCCGGTTCGGCCACCAGTCGCGGTTGGCCGCGCCCCCGACACTCCTCCCGCCCCCGCTCCTCCCGCCATCGACGGGGCCCTGGCTGCCGGTCACGGGAACCTCCTTCCGGGACAGTGGTGGTGCGGGCGGACTCAGAGGTCCAGCGCCCGGCGCACGGCCGGCGCGTTCCGCCGGGAGACCGGCACCATTTCGTCGGCGTGGCCGTCCATGACCAGGGACAGCTCGCCCTTGAGTCCGCGCTCGATCTCCCGGATGCGGTCGAGGTTGACCACGTACCGGCGGTGCACCCGCAGGAAGCCGGCGTCCGCCAGCTCGCCGTCGAGCTTGTCCAGGCTCACGGAGGCGGCCCGCAGCCGGCCCTGATCGGTGGAGAGCCACACGTCGTTTCCCCGCGACTCGGCGAAGGAGACCTCCGGCAGCCGCAGCAGCACCAGCCGGTTGCCGCGTACCGCGACCAGCCGGCGCGGCCCCACTCGAGGACGCGTGGGCCGGGGGTGTGCGGGCCGGGCGTCCGCGGGCCCCTCCACCTGCGGCACCCGCGCGCCGTCGGAGGCACCGAACGAGACCAGGTGCCCGATCAGGTGCCCGGACGAGAACACGGGCCGGAATCCGATCGACGTCGGCTCGTCGGCGAGACGGGCGAAGATCTGCGTCGAGCCCACCCAGTCGGAGTCGTGGGCAGCCTGCCCGGTGGCGTACCGTACGGCCGCGATCAGCTCCGGCAGCCCGGGATTCCAGCGCAGTGTCGGGTCGACCGCCGGAGTACAGGCGGGGACGCCAAGCAGCACGCTCGCCATGTCGTCGGCGATCACCACCTTGCCTGCGGTGTCCACCGCCGCGAGCGCCCCACCGGAGTGCGCCCTGGCCTGGGCGCAGGCCGCGACCAGCTCGGCGCCGCTGTCCCGGGCGCGCCTCTTCAGCGGGTACTGGGTCATGGTGAGCGCGTTCGCCAGCCAGCCGCCCGCGGACTCGGGAAGCGGGTTGCGCCAGCAGCAGATGCCCAGGACCGCGATCGGTTCCCTGGTCACCACGTCCCGTACCGCGACGCCCGCGCAGACCCAGTCGTGGAACGCCCGGCACCAGTGCTCCGCGCCCCTGATCGCCACCGGGCCGTGCGCCTCCATCGCGGTGCCCATGCCGTTCGTGCCGGCCGCGCACTCGGACCAGCAGAACCAGGGCGCCAGACGGGACTCGCCGGCCCGGGCGAGCGTGGCCTGATCACCCCACTCGGCCAGGATCCTGCCGGTGGCGTCGGTGACGGTGACGACGCCACCGAGACTGCCCACCTCGTGCGCCACGGAGGCGGCACGGAATCCCAGCTCGGCGAACACGACTTCCTGCTCGGGCGTGTGGTCGGGCTCCGCCACGGCCACCGGGGCCCGCGTGAGGTGCGGATCGACCCGGTACTGCTCCCGGCAGCGATGCCAGGAGATCGCCACCAGGGGCCTTACGTCCGGGACATGGTCCTCGCCCTGCACGAACCGTTCCCACGCCGCGAGCACGCTGCCACTGCCCCGGCTCGTCGGGACGGACTGGAGTCGATGTACATCCCTCATGGTTCAGAACCGCCCTTGGCCCCTCCCCGTCGCCACAGAACTGCATTCCCCACCCTAGTGCCGCGACCGGAAAGGTTCACCGGCTCGCGAGGCCCGGCACCGCACTAGGTACCGCGGCCTGACCGCGCGCGTCCCTCTTCGGGGCGGTCCGAAGACCCCTGACCCCCCTTACCCCCCGGACCGTCGTAGACGAGCAGGCCGTCCTCGCGCAGACGCACACCCTCGCTCAGCCGGTGAGGGACGAGCCGGCCGGCGGGCATCAGGTGCAGGACGGGCCGTCCCCGGGCGAGCACCACGAAGTCGGCGACGATGCGGCGGTGGCAGCGCCACCAGACCGCCTCCGCGCACATGACGGCCGTCCGCCGCTCAGCGGCCTCGTCCAGGAGCTGCGCGATGGCGTCGAGGAACTCATCCGTGCGCGTATGCGCGGCGTAACCGCGGAACGCGTCGTTGCGCCAGACCGTGTCGGGTGAGTCCGCAGGCAGTTTGCGGAAGCCGCCCAGTCGCGATTCCCAGCGGTAGGAGATCCCGGCTTCGGGCAGCCACTGCCGCAGCCGCTCACGGCCCGCATCCGGGTTGTGGCGGCTTCCGGGTGCGGTCCTGATGTCCACGACGGCGGCGATCCCCGCCCCGCGGATCAGCTCCGTGAGGCGTTCGCGGTCCGCCGTACCGTGTCCGAAGGTGATGAGCGGCTCCTGCTCCATGTTTCCAGGGTTTCCAGGATCGCCGCTTCCAGGATCGCCTTCCGCCTCCGGAGCGTCGAAGGATCTCGCCCTGCGCGAGGCGATGAGCACGGCCCCAGGACACACAAGGGCGATGTCGGATTCCCGCTAGCTCTGGCCCGTCCGGTGCCGGATGCTGGAGGCATGCAGAAAGGGATGCACACCCACCGGGAGCGCTGCGTGCGCGCGGTCCAGTCCAAGGACGCGCGCTTCGACGGCTGGTTCTTCACCGCCGTGCTGACCACCGGCATCTACTGCCGGCCGAGCTGCCCGGTGGTGCCGCCCAAGCCGGAGAACATGACCTTCTACCCGAGCGCGGCCGCCTGCCAGCAGGCCGGCTTCCGGGCCTGCAAGCGCTGCCGCCCCGACACCAGCCCCGGTTCACCGGAGTGGAACCAGCGCGCGGACGCCGTGGCGCGCGCCATGCGGCTGATCGCCGACGGAGTCGTGGACCGCGAGGGCGTGCCGGGACTCGCCGCCCGCCTCGGCTACAGCACCCGCCAGATCGAACGCCAGCTCCGCGCCGAACTCGGCGCCGGACCGCTCGCGCTCGCCCGCGCCCAGCGCGCCCAGACCGCCCGGCTGCTGATCGAGACCACCGATCTGCCCATGGCGGAGATCGCCTTCGCCGCCGGCTTCTCCTCGATCCGCACCTTCAACGACACCGTGCGCGAGGTCTTCGCCCTGTCGCCGAGCGGGTTGCGCACGCGGGTTCCGGTGCGGGCGCGTACGACCGGGGGCGGCACGCTTACGGGCACCCAAGGCACCCCGGGCGCCTCTCCGGGCACCCTCTGTCTGCGCCTGCCGTTCCGTGCCCCGCTCAACCCGGACAATCTCTTCGGCCACCTCGCGGCCACCGCCGTACCCGGAGTCGAGGAGTGGCGCGACGGTGCCTACCGCAGGACCCTGCGCCTGCCCTACGGCCACGGGATCGCCGCGCTGACCCCGAAGCCGGACCACATCGCCTGCCGCCTCACCCTCGGTGACCTGCGGGACCTGCCGGTCGCCATCAGCCGCTGCCGGCGCATGCTCGACCTGGACGCCGACCCGGTCGCGATCGACGACCAACTGCGCACCGACCCGTTCCTCGCGCCCCTGGTCGACAAGGCCCCGGGCCGGCGCGTACCGCGCACGGTGGACGAGGGTGAGTTCGCGCTGCGGGCCGTGCTCGGCCAGCAGGTCTCCACGGCCGCCGCCCGTACTCACGCCGGCCGCCTGGCCGCCGCGCACGGCGAGCCCGTCGACGACCCCGAGGGCGGCCTCTCCCACCTCTTCCCCGCGCCCGAGGCCGTGGCCGCCCTCGACCCCGAGTCACTGGCGATGCCCCGCACCCGGCGTACGACCCTGCTCACCCTGGCCCGTCAACTAGGCGATGGAACACTCCACTTGGGCGTGGAGAGCGACTGGGAGGAAACCCGCGCCCGCCTTCTGGCACTCCCCGGCTTCGGCCCCTGGACCGCCGACGTCATCGCCATGCGCGCCCTCGGCGACCCCGACGCCTTCCTCCCCACCGACCTCGGCATCCGGCGCGCCGCACAGGAACTCGGCCTGCCGTCCACCCCGGCCGCGCTCACCGCCCGCGCGGCGGCCTGGCGGCCCTGGCGGGCGTATGCCGTGCAGTACCTGTGGGCGACCGACAGCCACCCGATCAACTTCCTTCCCGTCTGAGGACGTTCGCCATGAAGCAGTACACCGTGATCGACAGCCCCTACGACCTGCTCACCCTCGTCGCCGACGACGGCGTCCTGTGCGGCCTGTACATGACCGAGCAGCGCCACCGCCCGCCCGAGGAGTCCTTCGGCGAGCCGGGCGACGGCTCCTTCGGCGAGGCGGTCGAGCAGCTGGAGGCCTACTTCGGGGGCGAGTTGAAGGAGTTCACCGTCCCACTGCGCCTGCACGGAACCCCGTTCCAGCGCAGCGTCTGGGACCAACTGCGGAAGATCCCCTACGGCGAGACCCGCTCCTACGGCGACCTCGCGACCGCCCTCGGCAAGCCGGGCGCCTCCCGCGCGGTGGGTCTCGCCAACGGCAAGAACCCCGTCGGCATCATCGTCCCCTGCCACCGGGTGATCGGCACGGGCGGCAGCCTCACCGGCTACGGCGGCGGCCTGCCCAGAAAGCAACGCCTGCTGGACTTCGAACGCGGAGCGGCCCTCTTCTGAAGACCGAGTTCGTGATCTGCTCGAGTATGGCCAACAGGCCTGGTCTCCATCACCCGTTGTCTTGGGTAGCGCCTACGGTGCACCCATGAGTGTCCCAGAAGCGTTGGTGCGCTGTGCTGCATCAGTTCGACGAGACCGGCCGACACCTGAACTCACGGATCCAGTTCACCGGCACCACAGCAGACGGCGAAGAGAAGGCGATCACTGCAGCCCGTCGGCTGCTCGTCGAGTGGCTGGACGCGCTTCCGGAGCGGCAGTACCAGGACATCGCGATCGCACCCTTTTCCGTCCAGTTCGAGGGAGCCCTGTTCGGCCTGGTCCTGGAGGAAGACGAGGAAGAGGAAGGCGACGACGCCGATGGCGTGTGGGCCGAGTTCTATCCCGACGGCCTGGGCTTCAACGCCCCCTGGGACGGCTGTTACGACACCTGAGTCCGAGCCGGCGAGGAGTAATGGTCAATACGTGTGGATGAGCCGGCCCGGGCGGGGCTTGTCTCGTTACCGAACTTGAACTCGTGATGTCGGCCCAGGGTCTTGCCGTGCCTCCAGAACAGCTGCTCTGGGTCGTTGCGGTTGCCACCGGTCAGGGTGATGGCGAGCGGGGTGCCGCCTGCGTCGGTGATGACGTGGTGCTTCGAGCCGGGCCGGGCACGGTCGACCGGGATCGGCCCGGTTTTGGGCCGCCCCGACGGGCCTGGTGGTGGGAGCCGTCGATCACCGCCCGGGACCAGTCCAGCTTCCCGGCACGGTGCAGCTCGGTCAGCAGCACCTGGTGAAGCCGGTCCCGCACCCCGGCCTCGTGCCAGTCCCGCAGCCGGCGCCAGCACGTCATCCCGGACCCGAAGCCGAGCTCCTGCGGCAGCCACTCCCACTGGATCCCGGTGTGCAACACGAACAGGATGCCCTGCAGGCAATCACGGTCGTCCAGTGGCAGCCGACCGGGATGGCGCGGACGCCGCTACCTGACCCGCAGCAACGGCTCGATCCGCCCCCACGGGCCATCCGGCACCATCCACGGAGGACCGTTCCCCTTCCCCATGACTCGTTCAACGAGTCGGCCAGGAAGGGGATATGGCTAAGACCAGGCTTTCTATCAGGTGCTCTGACTCCCGCAGCTGACGGCCTGGAAAATAGGGTGCGGTCGGCTGAACTGGGTTGATAGATAGGCGATGTGAC of the Streptomyces sp. NBC_01788 genome contains:
- the katG gene encoding catalase/peroxidase HPI; this translates as MTGSQGPVDGGRSGGGRSVGGAANRDWWPNRLDLGALRKHPAEADPMGADFDYAAEFRTLDLDALARDVDEVLTTSQDWWPADFGHYGPLVLRMVWHCAGTYRVADGHGGAGAGMQRFAPLNSWPDNRNLDKARRLLWPVKKKYGRRISWADLMVFAGNRALETMGFTTFGFAGGRADVWESDEDVHWGPERAWLGDERHNGVHELDSPLAADQMGLIYVNPEGPNTVPDPLTAARDIRDTFRRMGMNDEETVALIAGGHTFGKTHGAADPDTHLGPEPEGAPLEQQGLGWKSGYGTGKGADAISSGLEGTWTPTPTTWDNGFLETLFGYEWQLELSPGGLWQWIPKDGGGAGTVPDAHDPSATHAPTILTTDLALRSDPVYEPIARRYLEHPDRLADAFARTWFKLTHLDMGPVQRYLGPLVPRETLLWQDPVPAVDHELVGEADIAALKCRILASGLSVPQLVSTAWASASTFRVGDKRGGANGARVRLEPQRGWEVNEPDTLARVLRTLEGIQESFNGSQAGDKRVSLADLIVLGGSAAVEQAARTAGHDVRVPFAPGRTDASQEWTDVESFAALEPAADGFRNYRGKGDRLPPEHSLVDRAGRLNLSAPEMTVLVGGLRVLGANHQRSPLGVLTSTPGALTNDFFVNLLDMGTEWQPTSATAETFEGRDRATGEVRWTGSRVDLVFGAHSELRALAEVYASDDAREKFVRDFVAVWDKVMNLDRYDLARSPVPGA
- a CDS encoding DNA-binding protein yields the protein MRDVHRLQSVPTSRGSGSVLAAWERFVQGEDHVPDVRPLVAISWHRCREQYRVDPHLTRAPVAVAEPDHTPEQEVVFAELGFRAASVAHEVGSLGGVVTVTDATGRILAEWGDQATLARAGESRLAPWFCWSECAAGTNGMGTAMEAHGPVAIRGAEHWCRAFHDWVCAGVAVRDVVTREPIAVLGICCWRNPLPESAGGWLANALTMTQYPLKRRARDSGAELVAACAQARAHSGGALAAVDTAGKVVIADDMASVLLGVPACTPAVDPTLRWNPGLPELIAAVRYATGQAAHDSDWVGSTQIFARLADEPTSIGFRPVFSSGHLIGHLVSFGASDGARVPQVEGPADARPAHPRPTRPRVGPRRLVAVRGNRLVLLRLPEVSFAESRGNDVWLSTDQGRLRAASVSLDKLDGELADAGFLRVHRRYVVNLDRIREIERGLKGELSLVMDGHADEMVPVSRRNAPAVRRALDL
- a CDS encoding DUF488 domain-containing protein, whose product is MEQEPLITFGHGTADRERLTELIRGAGIAAVVDIRTAPGSRHNPDAGRERLRQWLPEAGISYRWESRLGGFRKLPADSPDTVWRNDAFRGYAAHTRTDEFLDAIAQLLDEAAERRTAVMCAEAVWWRCHRRIVADFVVLARGRPVLHLMPAGRLVPHRLSEGVRLREDGLLVYDGPGGKGGQGSSDRPEEGRARSGRGT
- a CDS encoding AlkA N-terminal domain-containing protein, which codes for MQKGMHTHRERCVRAVQSKDARFDGWFFTAVLTTGIYCRPSCPVVPPKPENMTFYPSAAACQQAGFRACKRCRPDTSPGSPEWNQRADAVARAMRLIADGVVDREGVPGLAARLGYSTRQIERQLRAELGAGPLALARAQRAQTARLLIETTDLPMAEIAFAAGFSSIRTFNDTVREVFALSPSGLRTRVPVRARTTGGGTLTGTQGTPGASPGTLCLRLPFRAPLNPDNLFGHLAATAVPGVEEWRDGAYRRTLRLPYGHGIAALTPKPDHIACRLTLGDLRDLPVAISRCRRMLDLDADPVAIDDQLRTDPFLAPLVDKAPGRRVPRTVDEGEFALRAVLGQQVSTAAARTHAGRLAAAHGEPVDDPEGGLSHLFPAPEAVAALDPESLAMPRTRRTTLLTLARQLGDGTLHLGVESDWEETRARLLALPGFGPWTADVIAMRALGDPDAFLPTDLGIRRAAQELGLPSTPAALTARAAAWRPWRAYAVQYLWATDSHPINFLPV
- a CDS encoding methylated-DNA--[protein]-cysteine S-methyltransferase; amino-acid sequence: MKQYTVIDSPYDLLTLVADDGVLCGLYMTEQRHRPPEESFGEPGDGSFGEAVEQLEAYFGGELKEFTVPLRLHGTPFQRSVWDQLRKIPYGETRSYGDLATALGKPGASRAVGLANGKNPVGIIVPCHRVIGTGGSLTGYGGGLPRKQRLLDFERGAALF